In the Candidatus Eremiobacteraceae bacterium genome, one interval contains:
- a CDS encoding RES family NAD+ phosphorylase, with protein sequence MRCWRICRVKYKTRALDGNGAKERPGRWNSFGVPVAYCSSMPSLACLEYLTTVDLEDMPDDLGIVGIDLPDHAVARVGVHELPPDWRAVPAPESTRTFGDDRLARGRSLAIAVPSVVLPTEDPTIEWNVVVNPTHADFAKIKTSEPNKIDLSRFFSGEN encoded by the coding sequence GTGCGGTGCTGGCGCATCTGCCGAGTGAAGTACAAAACCCGCGCGCTTGACGGCAACGGCGCGAAGGAAAGGCCGGGGCGCTGGAATTCTTTCGGTGTGCCGGTCGCGTACTGTTCGTCTATGCCGTCGCTGGCGTGTCTCGAATATCTCACCACCGTCGATCTCGAGGATATGCCCGACGATCTCGGCATCGTCGGCATCGATCTACCCGACCATGCCGTTGCGCGCGTAGGCGTCCACGAACTCCCGCCGGATTGGCGAGCAGTGCCGGCGCCCGAATCCACCCGCACTTTCGGCGATGACCGGCTCGCACGAGGGCGTTCGCTTGCAATAGCGGTGCCGTCCGTCGTCTTGCCCACGGAAGATCCGACGATCGAGTGGAATGTTGTTGTAAACCCAACGCATGCGGATTTCGCGAAGATCAAGACGTCCGAACCGAACAAGATCGACCTGAGTCGCTTCTTCTCCGGGGAAAACTAA
- a CDS encoding antitoxin Xre/MbcA/ParS toxin-binding domain-containing protein, whose product MKVLMAQVIDVLGGKNVIRQRIGSESDMQKLIEHGLPGRSLRALGLRLELTNKELGDAVLIPERTLIARQKRATLPVDESDRVFRLARVVASALAAFDNADKAKRWLRKPNRSLGGRTPLDASRTSAGERQVEDALGRIMYGTIG is encoded by the coding sequence GTGAAGGTGCTCATGGCGCAAGTGATCGACGTGCTCGGCGGCAAGAACGTGATCCGTCAACGTATCGGCAGCGAATCCGACATGCAGAAGTTGATCGAGCACGGGCTGCCAGGCCGGTCGCTGCGCGCGCTTGGGCTTCGTCTCGAGTTGACGAACAAGGAATTAGGCGACGCCGTCCTCATACCGGAGCGCACGCTCATCGCGCGGCAGAAGCGAGCCACCTTGCCGGTCGACGAGAGCGACCGCGTCTTCCGGCTGGCGCGCGTTGTTGCATCGGCGCTCGCGGCATTCGACAACGCCGATAAGGCGAAGCGGTGGCTGCGCAAGCCCAACCGGTCCCTCGGAGGGCGGACGCCGCTCGATGCGAGCCGCACTTCGGCCGGCGAACGTCAGGTCGAAGACGCACTCGGCCGGATCATGTACGGAACCATCGGCTAG
- the pheT gene encoding phenylalanine--tRNA ligase subunit beta has product MHVSVSWLRRYLKTSASSADIANVLTARGFTVDGIAEQPMPEHVVVGKILSLSRHPNADRLQVSEVDIGAEKLQIVTGATNVAVGDFVPIAKIGAVVFSREPSTDGTRKTLPINASTLRGVASNGMMCSASELALPGEYDDGIVILDSDAVVGTDFWQAVRFGDAVLDVDVPSNRPDCLSIIGLAREAAAGLGAPFAAPDFDVYAGSDDPGIAVKIADAAICRRLEGQRFSGAGNGRTPFWMSLRLQASRVRSLGLLVDISNFVQLETGQPLHFYDASKIRGGSIVARGAAAGEKIVTLDGVERTLAAGTPVIADADGPVGIAGIFGGQRAAVDESTTEVFLESPNFVGAPIRRAALALGLRTEGASRHEKNLPLELVELGRRRAAQLLLAAGAKASAVVSAGENPGPARSITVRPDRVNHVLGSSLLAKDMRAAIEPIGLAAEGSDPFVVSIPYWRTDLNEEIDIIEEVARAIGFDKIPERRVAASPQSVDEDLFVQDSILARSFAASGYAECVTIALGGSKMKSAWERSGLPFWSKLVEVTNPLSDDQRFLRPSLLPGLLTVATRAWERADGAVRLFEIGHVFRPLDSSDEPKPAAGSGAFDENGVLEWPSLCGLAMYPPADSAGSLDRRLLEVKGDVVRAIETLTREPFKTVPAPRSYFHPGASADLVIGERTVAKFGRVHPLLARAYDLPADTYAFMLYLENLPQRKPVRTFEPLPRYPGTTRDIAVVVAENVSAQDLTEACRAAGGDLCESVRAFDEYRGPQVEAGKKSIALKIALRRKDATITDAEADTAMEKILAGLRDRFAASLRT; this is encoded by the coding sequence ATGCACGTCTCCGTCTCGTGGCTGCGCCGCTACCTGAAGACCTCCGCGTCGTCGGCCGACATAGCCAACGTCTTGACCGCGCGTGGCTTCACGGTGGACGGCATCGCCGAGCAACCGATGCCCGAGCATGTCGTCGTCGGCAAGATCCTCTCGCTCTCGCGCCATCCAAATGCCGACCGCTTGCAGGTCTCCGAAGTCGACATCGGCGCTGAAAAACTGCAGATCGTGACCGGCGCGACGAACGTCGCCGTCGGCGACTTCGTGCCGATCGCGAAGATCGGCGCGGTGGTCTTCTCGCGCGAGCCGTCGACGGATGGCACGCGCAAGACGCTGCCGATCAACGCGTCGACGTTGCGCGGCGTGGCATCCAACGGCATGATGTGCTCCGCATCGGAGCTCGCGCTCCCCGGCGAGTACGACGACGGGATCGTCATCCTCGATTCGGACGCGGTCGTGGGCACCGACTTTTGGCAGGCGGTGCGCTTCGGCGACGCGGTGCTCGACGTGGACGTGCCGAGCAACCGCCCCGACTGCCTTTCGATCATCGGCTTGGCGCGCGAAGCGGCGGCGGGTCTCGGCGCTCCGTTTGCGGCGCCCGACTTTGACGTCTACGCTGGTTCAGATGATCCGGGGATCGCCGTCAAGATCGCCGACGCCGCGATCTGTCGCCGTTTGGAAGGTCAGCGTTTTTCGGGAGCGGGCAACGGCCGCACGCCGTTCTGGATGTCGCTGCGCCTGCAGGCATCGCGCGTGCGCAGCCTCGGACTGCTCGTTGATATCTCCAATTTCGTGCAGCTGGAGACGGGCCAGCCGCTGCATTTCTACGATGCGTCGAAGATCCGCGGCGGCAGTATCGTCGCGCGCGGCGCCGCCGCCGGCGAAAAAATCGTCACGCTTGACGGTGTCGAGCGCACGCTTGCCGCGGGAACGCCGGTGATTGCCGACGCCGATGGCCCGGTTGGCATCGCCGGCATCTTCGGCGGCCAGCGCGCGGCCGTTGACGAGTCGACGACTGAAGTCTTCCTCGAATCGCCCAACTTCGTCGGCGCACCCATTCGACGCGCTGCGCTTGCGCTCGGACTGCGGACCGAAGGCGCATCGCGCCACGAGAAAAATCTGCCGCTCGAACTCGTGGAATTGGGGCGAAGGCGCGCAGCGCAGCTTTTGCTCGCGGCCGGCGCAAAGGCATCGGCGGTGGTGTCGGCAGGCGAAAATCCAGGCCCGGCGCGATCGATCACAGTACGGCCGGATAGAGTGAACCACGTGCTCGGATCGTCGCTGCTCGCCAAAGACATGCGCGCGGCGATCGAACCGATCGGCTTGGCGGCCGAAGGCTCCGATCCGTTCGTGGTCTCGATCCCATATTGGCGTACCGACCTCAACGAAGAAATAGACATCATAGAAGAGGTCGCGCGAGCGATCGGCTTCGATAAGATCCCGGAACGGCGAGTGGCCGCGTCGCCGCAATCGGTCGACGAGGACTTGTTCGTCCAGGATTCGATCCTCGCGCGTTCGTTCGCGGCGTCGGGTTATGCGGAATGCGTCACGATCGCGCTCGGCGGTTCCAAGATGAAGTCGGCATGGGAGCGATCGGGTCTGCCGTTCTGGTCGAAGCTGGTGGAAGTCACCAACCCGCTCTCCGACGATCAGCGTTTCTTGCGCCCCAGTCTACTTCCGGGATTGCTGACCGTCGCGACGCGCGCGTGGGAGCGCGCCGACGGCGCGGTGCGTCTGTTCGAGATCGGCCACGTCTTCCGGCCGCTCGATTCATCCGACGAACCGAAACCTGCGGCCGGTTCCGGCGCGTTCGATGAGAACGGCGTGCTCGAGTGGCCGTCGCTCTGCGGGCTTGCCATGTATCCGCCGGCCGATTCCGCGGGCTCCTTGGATCGTCGGCTGCTCGAGGTCAAAGGCGATGTCGTGCGCGCGATAGAGACGCTGACGCGCGAGCCGTTCAAGACCGTGCCCGCGCCGCGCTCGTATTTCCACCCTGGAGCCTCAGCCGATCTCGTCATCGGAGAACGCACCGTGGCGAAGTTCGGCCGCGTGCATCCGTTGCTTGCGCGAGCCTACGATCTCCCCGCCGACACGTACGCGTTCATGCTCTATCTCGAAAATCTGCCGCAGCGCAAGCCGGTGCGCACGTTTGAGCCGTTGCCGAGGTATCCGGGGACGACGCGCGACATCGCGGTGGTCGTCGCCGAGAACGTGAGCGCGCAGGACTTGACCGAAGCGTGCCGCGCCGCCGGCGGAGATCTGTGCGAGAGCGTTCGAGCGTTCGATGAATACCGCGGGCCGCAAGTCGAGGCCGGCAAGAAGAGCATCGCGTTGAAGATCGCGTTGCGCCGCAAAGACGCCACGATCACTGACGCCGAAGCCGACACCGCGATGGAAAAAATCCTCGCAGGCCTGCGCGATCGCTTCGCCGCCTCGCTCCGCACGTAG
- the pheS gene encoding phenylalanine--tRNA ligase subunit alpha, whose product MSDQLAELEASVLARAATITTRADLEKLRTETLGRKGGALSRAMSGLAKLPPAEKAEYGRRANETKRAIESALDAALATIEKAEIQGDLSRTYDTTFPGTTPRSGSLHLLRQTLDDVVDFFRSRGFAVVLGPEVESEYYAFEAVNIPAEHPARDNMDTFYLPNGSLLRPHTSSMQVRALKANPPPIAVLAPGRVYRRDALDASHSFMFHQIEGLHVDRGVNFGHLKGFAADLCRHLFGPDRRTRFRPSYFQFTEPSAEVDVSCGVCGGRGCQTCKGTGWLEMGGSGMVHPNVLRASGYDPEEYSGWAFGLGTDRIAMLRHDIHDIRTLFENDPRFLEQFA is encoded by the coding sequence GTGAGCGACCAACTCGCCGAGCTCGAGGCATCGGTTCTCGCGCGGGCGGCGACGATCACGACGCGCGCCGATCTCGAAAAGTTGCGCACCGAAACGCTCGGCCGCAAGGGCGGCGCGCTCTCGCGCGCCATGTCCGGCTTGGCCAAACTTCCACCGGCCGAAAAAGCGGAGTACGGTCGCCGCGCCAACGAGACGAAGCGCGCGATCGAGTCGGCCTTGGATGCCGCACTTGCTACCATTGAAAAGGCGGAGATCCAGGGCGACCTCTCCCGCACCTACGACACCACGTTTCCGGGCACCACGCCGCGCTCCGGCAGCCTGCACCTCTTGCGCCAGACGCTGGACGACGTCGTGGATTTCTTCCGCAGCCGCGGCTTCGCTGTCGTGTTGGGTCCGGAAGTCGAGAGCGAATACTACGCGTTTGAGGCCGTCAACATCCCGGCCGAACATCCGGCGCGCGACAACATGGACACCTTCTACTTGCCCAACGGTTCGCTGTTGCGCCCGCATACCTCGTCCATGCAGGTCCGCGCGCTCAAGGCTAATCCGCCGCCCATCGCCGTCTTGGCCCCCGGCCGCGTGTATCGCCGCGATGCGCTCGACGCAAGTCACTCGTTCATGTTCCATCAGATCGAAGGCTTGCACGTCGATCGCGGGGTGAATTTCGGCCATCTCAAAGGCTTCGCGGCCGACCTCTGCCGCCATCTGTTCGGCCCCGACCGGCGAACGCGGTTCCGCCCTTCCTATTTCCAGTTCACCGAGCCGTCGGCGGAAGTGGACGTCTCGTGCGGCGTCTGCGGCGGGCGCGGCTGCCAGACGTGCAAAGGCACGGGCTGGCTCGAGATGGGCGGCAGCGGCATGGTGCATCCCAACGTGCTGCGCGCAAGCGGCTACGATCCCGAAGAGTATTCCGGCTGGGCCTTCGGCCTTGGCACCGACCGCATCGCCATGCTGCGCCATGACATCCACGACATCCGGACGCTGTTCGAGAACGATCCGCGGTTCTTGGAGCAGTTCGCCTGA
- a CDS encoding RNA methyltransferase: MASGTAGFHHPLVRAAKALHHKKHRREERCFLVEGPNLVAAALDARARLRTIFFNPRDAATPIAELAARAKEVGADEIAVDERTLSVLSTTRNPQGIVAVAEFVDKPIETLAALVRDTPRSLALVVHDIGDPGNAGTLVRSADAFGACAVCFGPDAVEPYNDKLLRASAGAFFRVPICTYDNWAQMASAARAAGMQLFGAEAGAADVRAVTAPARVALVVGHERHGLTGVSSGDLDVRIGIPQSAQSDSLNAGVAGSLALYELSRHIGTLKP, encoded by the coding sequence GTGGCTAGCGGCACCGCGGGTTTTCACCACCCGCTCGTGCGCGCGGCGAAGGCACTGCATCACAAGAAGCACCGCCGAGAAGAGCGGTGCTTTCTCGTTGAGGGGCCGAACCTCGTCGCCGCGGCGCTCGACGCGCGCGCCCGCCTGCGCACGATCTTCTTCAATCCGCGCGACGCCGCAACGCCGATCGCGGAGCTCGCGGCGCGCGCGAAGGAAGTCGGCGCCGACGAGATAGCAGTAGACGAGCGCACGCTTTCCGTTCTATCGACCACGCGCAATCCGCAGGGCATCGTCGCCGTCGCCGAGTTCGTGGACAAGCCGATCGAAACACTCGCCGCTCTCGTTCGCGACACGCCGCGCTCGCTCGCATTGGTCGTGCACGACATCGGCGATCCGGGAAACGCGGGCACGCTCGTGCGCAGCGCCGATGCGTTCGGCGCGTGCGCCGTCTGCTTCGGGCCGGATGCGGTCGAGCCGTATAACGACAAACTCTTGCGCGCAAGCGCCGGCGCGTTTTTTCGCGTGCCGATCTGCACGTACGACAACTGGGCGCAGATGGCGTCCGCCGCACGCGCCGCCGGCATGCAGTTGTTCGGAGCCGAAGCGGGCGCAGCCGATGTGCGCGCGGTCACAGCGCCGGCGCGCGTCGCGCTCGTGGTCGGACACGAGCGGCACGGCTTGACCGGCGTGTCTTCGGGAGACCTCGACGTACGCATCGGAATTCCGCAAAGCGCGCAGTCCGATTCGCTCAACGCGGGCGTGGCGGGCAGTCTCGCGCTGTACGAATTGAGCCGCCACATCGGGACCTTAAAACCTTAG
- the rplT gene encoding 50S ribosomal protein L20 translates to MARVKRGMMSLKKRRKVLKAVKGFRGARGRNYKAANEALLHSQIYAFRDRRVRKRDFRALWITRINAAARQEGLTYSRLMSGLKKEGLNINRKVLADLAINDASAFSKLLALAKKHAPKVAAGA, encoded by the coding sequence ATGGCACGCGTCAAACGCGGAATGATGTCGCTGAAAAAGCGACGCAAAGTACTCAAAGCGGTCAAAGGCTTTCGCGGCGCGCGCGGCCGCAACTACAAGGCCGCCAACGAAGCGCTCCTGCATTCGCAGATCTACGCTTTTCGCGATCGTCGCGTGCGCAAACGCGACTTCCGCGCGCTGTGGATCACGCGCATCAACGCGGCGGCGCGCCAGGAAGGCCTCACCTATAGCCGGCTCATGAGCGGCCTGAAGAAAGAAGGGCTGAACATCAACCGCAAAGTGCTCGCCGATCTCGCCATCAACGACGCGAGCGCATTCTCCAAGCTCCTCGCGCTTGCGAAGAAGCACGCGCCGAAGGTGGCCGCAGGAGCGTGA
- the rpmI gene encoding 50S ribosomal protein L35 — protein sequence MPKLKTHKGAAKRVKVTGTGKFMREAQFSGCSHILTKKSPKRIRKFRKQRVADKTDTPRLKRKLPYA from the coding sequence ATGCCCAAACTCAAAACGCACAAGGGTGCCGCCAAGCGAGTCAAAGTCACCGGCACCGGCAAGTTCATGCGCGAGGCCCAGTTCTCGGGCTGCAGTCATATTCTGACGAAGAAATCGCCGAAACGTATCCGCAAGTTCCGCAAGCAGCGCGTCGCCGACAAGACGGACACTCCGCGCCTGAAGCGCAAGCTGCCGTACGCGTAA
- the infC gene encoding translation initiation factor IF-3, protein MSRPLRVNEQIRIPQVRVIADDGAQLGIMITRDALALARERGVDLIEVSPNAVPPVCRLSDYGRLKYEQAKKDKETRKKSHSMELKEVKLRPKIEEHDYQTKFRTAERLLMGGDKVKVTIMFRGREVTYAQHGRRLLDRVAADSSKVAVVEREARLEGRNMFMIISPRPEIVAAAQAAHAAKQHQPGAPAAHNSSDSSDSSASNDSGEPSEPTEE, encoded by the coding sequence ATTAGCCGGCCGCTCCGCGTAAACGAACAAATACGGATTCCCCAGGTCCGCGTCATCGCGGACGACGGCGCTCAACTCGGCATCATGATCACGCGCGATGCGCTGGCGTTGGCACGCGAACGGGGAGTCGACCTGATCGAAGTCTCGCCCAACGCCGTGCCGCCGGTCTGCCGTCTTTCCGATTACGGCCGGCTCAAGTACGAACAGGCGAAAAAAGACAAAGAGACGCGCAAGAAGTCGCACAGCATGGAGCTCAAGGAAGTCAAGCTTCGTCCGAAGATCGAGGAGCACGACTACCAGACGAAGTTCCGCACCGCCGAGCGGCTCCTCATGGGCGGCGACAAAGTAAAAGTGACGATCATGTTCCGCGGACGCGAAGTCACATACGCACAACACGGCCGACGACTGCTGGATCGCGTCGCGGCGGATTCGAGCAAAGTCGCCGTCGTGGAACGCGAGGCGCGGCTCGAAGGACGCAACATGTTCATGATCATCTCGCCGCGACCGGAGATCGTCGCGGCGGCGCAGGCCGCGCACGCGGCCAAACAACATCAGCCCGGTGCGCCTGCCGCGCATAACAGCAGCGACAGCAGCGACAGCAGCGCGAGCAACGATAGCGGCGAGCCGAGCGAACCGACAGAAGAGTAG